The stretch of DNA GACGCCATGCTCGCCTGCGGCATGCAGCGCATCATGCTGCTGACACTGGACCGTGCCAGCGACTATCTGCGCGTGCAGCAAACCGCCGGCCTGCCCAAGGAGGCCGCAGCCATGGCCTTGCCTGTCGCGCAGAACAAACTGCTGCAAAAGCTCGTGAGCAAGGCCGGGCAGTTGCGCCTGACGCCTGACAATCACGCCCAGTTCTCGGCATTGCTACCCGCGCCGCTACGGGCTTTCTTCCGCAGCGAACACGTGCTGCTGCGTTCGTTGGCGGTCAGTGACCAGGTGCTGATGCTGGCCGTGGCCGACCAGGGCGGCAAGCCGCTGGCCGATGTCAGCGTGCAGGCTTTCGGCAAGACTTCGCAATGTATCGAACGTGCGCTGGCGGTGTTTGCCAACCGCGGCGCCTGAGCCTTGCGCTACAATCGCCCCTCTTTCCACACTGGAGAACGTGGATGACTGATTTTTCCGGCCTGCCTTTGGTGATCGAAGCCGAAGACCTGCTGCCGCGCCTGGATTCACCTCAGCTGATCCTGGTCGACCTGAGCAGCGCCAACCGCTATGTCAGCGGGCATATCCCCGGCGCCCGCTTCGTCGAGGGCAAGCGCACCCAGCTTGGCCTGCCTCCGGCACCCGGCCTGCTGCCGGCCCTGGCCGACCTGGAAAAACTGTTCAGCGAGCTCGGCCACCGCGACGACGCAGTCTACGTGGTGTACGACGATGAAGGCGGCGGCTGGGCCGGCCGCTTCATCTGGCTGCTCGATGTCATCGGCCATACCCGCTACCACTACCTCAACGGCGGCATCCAGGCCTGGTCGGCGGACAAACTCTCCACCGACGTGCCAGCACCTGGCAACACGCCCGTGCACCTGCATCTGCACGGCGAACCGACCGCTACCCGCGAATACCTGCAAAGCCGCCTGGGCGCCGATGACCTGGTGATCTGGGACGCCCGCGGCCCGCAGGAATTCAACGGTGAAAAGGTCCTGGCCGCCAAGGCTGGGCACATTCCCGGCGCCATCAATTTCGAGTGGACTGCCGGCATGGACCTCAACGATCACCTGCGCATCCGCGCGGACATCGCTGAAGTACTCCAGCAAAAGGGTATCACCCCGGACAAAGAAGTGATCACCCACTGCCAAACCCACCGCCGCTCCGGTTTCACCTACCTGGTGGCCAAGGCCCTCGGCTACCCACGCATCAAGGCTTATGCCGGTTCGTGGAGCGAATGGGGCAACCACCCGGACACGCCTGTCGAAGTTCAAGGACAATCAACACAATGAAATCCCGTCTGTTCATCCTCAGCCAGTACCTGCTGCCGCACCACTTGCTGTCGCGCCTGGCTGGCTGTGTCGCCGAGTGCCGTGCACGCTGGTTCAAGAACGCCTTCACCGCCTGGTTCGCCAAGCGTTACCAGGTGAACATGAGC from Pseudomonas putida encodes:
- a CDS encoding rhodanese-like domain-containing protein, which codes for MTDFSGLPLVIEAEDLLPRLDSPQLILVDLSSANRYVSGHIPGARFVEGKRTQLGLPPAPGLLPALADLEKLFSELGHRDDAVYVVYDDEGGGWAGRFIWLLDVIGHTRYHYLNGGIQAWSADKLSTDVPAPGNTPVHLHLHGEPTATREYLQSRLGADDLVIWDARGPQEFNGEKVLAAKAGHIPGAINFEWTAGMDLNDHLRIRADIAEVLQQKGITPDKEVITHCQTHRRSGFTYLVAKALGYPRIKAYAGSWSEWGNHPDTPVEVQGQSTQ